A genomic region of Thermodesulfobacteriota bacterium contains the following coding sequences:
- a CDS encoding PLP-dependent aminotransferase family protein: MEIIRELTLMVIEKYATRAFQYDPTEGFPPLREALSTHLRENGIDAASDEILISTGSQGVLDAIGMALITKGDKIAIEAPTYVGALQAFTPYEPEYIRMDTDDDGLVPDALEAVLQREQVKFIYLIPTFQNPSGRTIPNARRKEIASIVRKYNRILIEDDPYSALRYRGDSIPPIKTLAPEHVVYIGTFSKIFAPGLRIGFCVAPERLRKWLVIMKQGIDLHSSTFNQALAAEYLNGGFLKKHLPNIINLYRPRLGAMLAALDDCFPEEFEWSRPDGGMFVWCRGPQGLDMENVYRKSVARKAAFVPGRFFFSHKGDGLETMRLNFTMNKEEPISSAVQIIAEIIKEEIMKGRNWKGA, from the coding sequence CCGTGAGTTGACGTTGATGGTCATCGAAAAGTATGCCACCCGGGCTTTTCAGTATGATCCGACGGAGGGGTTTCCGCCTCTTCGTGAAGCGCTTTCAACCCACCTCCGGGAGAACGGTATTGATGCCGCATCGGATGAGATTCTTATTTCCACCGGATCACAGGGCGTTCTGGACGCCATTGGCATGGCGTTGATCACCAAGGGAGATAAAATCGCGATCGAAGCGCCGACCTATGTGGGCGCGCTCCAGGCATTCACTCCCTATGAGCCGGAATATATCCGTATGGATACCGATGACGACGGGCTTGTCCCCGACGCCCTCGAAGCGGTCCTGCAGAGAGAGCAAGTGAAGTTTATCTACCTGATTCCGACGTTCCAGAACCCGTCAGGGAGGACCATCCCCAACGCCAGGCGGAAGGAAATCGCATCCATCGTCAGAAAATATAACCGGATTCTCATTGAAGACGACCCATACAGCGCCCTGCGGTATCGGGGAGATTCGATCCCGCCGATAAAGACATTGGCTCCGGAACATGTCGTCTATATCGGCACGTTCTCCAAGATTTTTGCGCCGGGTCTCCGCATCGGTTTCTGCGTGGCGCCTGAACGTTTAAGAAAATGGCTGGTCATCATGAAACAGGGGATTGATCTGCATTCCAGCACCTTCAATCAGGCGCTGGCCGCGGAATATCTCAACGGCGGCTTCCTGAAAAAGCATCTGCCGAACATCATTAATTTATACCGGCCGAGACTGGGGGCCATGCTGGCAGCACTTGACGACTGTTTCCCCGAGGAATTCGAGTGGTCAAGGCCTGACGGCGGCATGTTTGTCTGGTGCCGGGGCCCCCAAGGACTGGACATGGAAAACGTGTACCGGAAATCGGTGGCAAGGAAAGCGGCTTTTGTGCCCGGCAGGTTCTTTTTTTCCCACAAGGGCGATGGCCTTGAAACCATGCGGTTGAATTTTACAATGAATAAAGAGGAACCGATAAGCAGTGCCGTTCAAATTATTGCTGAAATCATTAAAGAGGAGATCATGAAGGGGCGAAACTGGAAAGGGGCATGA